The following DNA comes from Miscanthus floridulus cultivar M001 chromosome 5, ASM1932011v1, whole genome shotgun sequence.
CTGGGCTGGGTGGACGCCATCACCGGGCTGGAGCGGAAGATCAGGCGGACGTTCGAGGCGCTCGACGGGCTGCTTGAGAAGGTGATTGATGACCACCGCCGGCGGCCTcgcagaggcggtggtgacggcgatGGCCGGGACTTCGTGGACGTGTTGCTGGACGTCCACAAGAACGACAAAGAGCACGGCATCCAACTGGAGACCAACGAAATCAAGGCCATCATCTTGGTAAATTACTAAATCTCCATGAATCCATATAATATATTGTTACAATATTCGTGGTTGCTCATTAAAATTTTAAATACAGTATTCAGTTTTATATCCCGAAATCTTTTTCGTGTATCGTGCCATGCACGGTCGTCGTCGTCACTTGGCAGGACATGTTCGCGGCAGGCACGGACACGACAGCCACGGCGATGGAAtgggccatggcggagctcgtCACCCACCCGCGCGCCATGCGGAGAGCGCAGGACGAGGtccgcgcggcggcggccggctcAACCGGAGTCAACGAGGACCACGTCGCGCAGCTGGACTACCTCAAGGCCGTGGTGAAGGAGACGCTCCGGCTGCACGCGCCGGTGCCGCTGCTGGTGCCCCGGGAGCCGCCGGCGGACGCCGAGATCCTGGGGTACCACGTCCCGGCGCGCACGCGCGTGCTGGTCAACGCCTGGGCCATCGGCCGGGACCCCGCGACGTGGGAGCGCGCCGAGGAGTTCGTGCCGGAGAGATTCTTgggtggcgccgccgccgcgtccgtcGACTTCAGGGGGCAGCACTTCGAGCTGCTGCCGTTCGGCGCCGGCAGGAGGATGTGCCCCGGGATCGGGTTCGCGGAGGCAAGCGCCGAGATGGCGCTGGCGAGCTTGCTGTATCATTTTGACTGGGAGGCGGCCCGCGGCGGCGGGCAGGGGAGACGGAACCGGGAAGGGACGCCGACGCCGTCGTTGGACATGACCGAGGTGAACGGGCTAGCCGTGCATATCAAGTCCGGTCTGCCGCTTCTAGCTAAGCCGTGGGTCCCTTAAACTGTTGTCATTGTCATTATCACTGGTGGTTGCATGCTGTTTGCACCTGAATGAGCTCGCGTCATGGTGTGCGAGGCAACCGTGTTTCTCAGCTCATCGAGCAATAAATGGTCATTTCCCATTCCCTTAAACATATTGTTCAATGTTATATGTTTTGGTGCTCCCATGTTTTTTTCTCACTAGCAAAATTACCCATGCAGTACGACAGATCAAAGAAAAACATATACTAACTTTTATTTACTGAAGATTTAGATGTAAAAGAAATGATTGTTTATGTCAAAAGATCAAATTTTGTTTAGCGTGCGAACACCTGGGGCAGTTGTCGTTCGTCTCTTCTACCTCGTCGACCTACTCAAACATCGCTACTATCTTCTCTAGCTCGCCATGCAAGGTACAACGTCTTCCTCCATATCTTCTGAAGTGTGCACTCCCACCGCGCCATAGCATTGCTACTTCAGCGTAATGCGCGATGCAGGACAGGCGCTGCATGGTCAGAACGCCAGCACTGCGCCTAGTGCACCGCTGACGAGCAACGTCCCAGATAGAGCCTCATCGTAGGCGCTGGACCCAACGGGACGCTTCACATGTAACAGGACCAATGAGCTTGCAGAGATTGGAGAGCCCTAGTTGCCGAGCTTGGCTCCGCACCATCGCTCCATGGCATTGCACTTCGTGAACACCACGTGATCGCCTCGCCGCCATGGCCTTGGAGCCATGGAATCCTGATCTTCCTATCAATGCCTGTTTTCTGATGCTGATGCAATGAGGCGCTTCTGCACGGTGGCGGCAAGACCAAGCGTAGGACCAAGCCATGCATCCAGATACACAAGTTCTGTAAGTGGCTGATGCGGTGTCATGTGGGCCACCTATAGGAGTATTAAGCCCGCTTGCATCACTATTTGCAGGGAGACAGACCTGTGACCTGTGGTGGTGTGGACTCGAGTGCTCCGTGCTCCTTTGTATATCATTTGTacttttttcttcttttaaaCTTTAACTCAGTCAATATGCATCTATTATacttgaaatttttatcatagatcCTACATATCAATAAAAAgattaccataaaattttcactaCAAAAGGACTATGGAAACATCCTTTATCAGTTTATGAAAGAAAACATAGATCTATAGCTACACCAAATATTTTATAGTAAAGTGTAGACCTAGTCAAGAGGAATTCAGAAAATTAGTTTTGCTAtcttatgatttttctatgattttacaCATAATTTACAATTTGATGTTTTAccagaaagagagaaaaaaacaaaaaaaaaacaaaaagggaCCAGCACCTGGGCCACAGCTCGGCCCAGTCCAGTGGTGCAAAAGGCCCACGCGGCGGATTCTTGCCCAGCAACAGGAGGCCAAACATTTTCAATTTAGATCCTcccaccttttctttctctctcgcACTTATCCAACTGGAACCCTTCCTTCTCTTGTATTTCTTTTCTCATCCTCTTCCCCAAACCACCGAACAGACACGCCTGATCTCCGGTCGATCCGTGCCGGCGGCGATCTAGCAGGTACCACTGAGAGCCATCAGACTGGGCCTGGAGATACCAGAGCTCGTGGTTGCCGGTGTTTATTCGTGGCCACTGGCCCCATGTGACCGCCACACCACCTTCGGAGACGACGCATGAGGAAACACTGCACCATGCTAGTCGTCATGGATGAGCGCAATAGGTTCCTACGCCGCTAGAGCCCATGCGCTGCCGCTGGCCCAACAAGTGTCGGCACCCTGCCCTACTAGTGTGAAGGCAGACGGGGGAGACCAGGACAGAGCGGATGAGCGGGGGAGCGGCCAAGCTGCGCGGGCGAGGAGGCGAGCCCTGCAACCGTACCGAAAGAAGGCGGGTGGGCTAGACGGCGATGCAGATAGAAAGCGAGTGAGTGGGTCAGACGGTTGGGCCATATTGAATGGGCTAGACCAAAataggtggagagaaattttTATCTTTTTAATATTAGGTAGGTATGGGTATCCATACAGATGTTTCTCGAAAacaaatctcctacaactaaaaaacaAAGTGTGGGCATCGTTTTGGTGCGACAATTGCCTTGGTTTGTCCGTCTGCCACCTCATGCGATCGATCCCACCTCCCATGCTGTCCAACGGGTGAGCGAGAAAAGGAAAGCCCACGATTTGTcaccttgattgaatattgcatgtttgtaaaataggaagtagaaaattattgtgctgtCCATATACATATTGcttgtttgcatgcaccagcatacatggcaatgagcaaaagaaaagagaattaacacagaaggaaataaaattaagacaaaagaaaagagagagactACTATCAATCCTCTGCTATAAATTCTATGGACGCTATAcatattgcatgtttgcatgcaccagcatacatggcaatgagcaaaagaaaagagaattaacacagaagaaaagaaaattaagacaaaaggaaaaaGAGATACTGCTATCAATCATCTGCTATAAATCCTGTGGCCTCGCCATAGCGCCCACCCTCACCAGCTTAGCTCGCCCTCGCTCACATCGGCCTCCACCCTCACGTCCTCCCTCGCCCATGCTCTGACTTGTACATTTTGATTAATTGGACATTATCTttccataatttattaacgaatATTTAAACAAGATGCTCATAGATTGGCCAAACAAGCTTGACAATTTGCTTCTCAATCTTGTACTTCTACCTGTGAAAAATAGTTATTCTGGTGTTTCTATAATGTATTAGGGTAGTCACAATGCTATACCTATTAATTTCCATAGACACTACATATAGAAACCATGGTCCTAATGGATAGTTTCAACACAACCATTTTTTATCCAACCACATACATTCTCTCTCTATTCTTTACCAATCACATCCCTTCATGCCTTGGTTCTCATGTAGACATGTCCCAAGAATCTGATATGTGTCATAATTTCATAATTACATGCTACTCCCAGGGCTGGATGATGAGGAGATGGTTTCTTTATGCCCAAACTACTTGCACGGAGCAATGAGGTCCTGGGATCATGTAACGAGGAGGTTGTATAGTTTGGAGAGGATGGTTTAGAAGCAGAGCTTGTTGAAATTGAGCATGGAATGATGCTTACATGGTGTTGAAAACTTTAGACATTTAGAGGTTGACTGGAACTGGATGGTGCTTGGGAGGTAGTAAAACTGACAGCCATCGCGCCTCAATGAAGAGTTGATGATTGACTTTGTGAAGCAAATTTAAAAACCTTTGTGTTATAAGGGGGCAAAACTTGAATTTGTGGTTTCTGAGGTGATAATTTCTCCTTGTGAAAATGTTTCTAACTAATTCAGAGTGGACCAATGAATCTACGGAAAATTACTTTCTCAAATCCAACTTATATGAcgctttggcttttctagatacataacttttttaTGCTTAGATATACATAATTCGGGATGTCATACAGGCAAACTATTGGGACGGCACCTCTAGCGTTGACAAATCCTGCTGCGTACTCCACAGCCAGTTGAAGGCTCTCCAGTTGGGCGGACAAATCTGAAAAGTTCAAAAGGGAGATGCTCAGAATCCTGAGGGTGAAATTGAAGGGAAATAAAGGTTATGATGTCGCACCCATAATCCTGGCCTCGGCTTTGGCCAGTTTACCATCCATTGAATCAACCATGGGAGGCGACCGGCATCAAGTCATGGCTAGGGTTGATTCTGCGAGAGAGAGACATTTGGCAAGACTCTGTCTGTGACTGTCAAGGGTGGTGAGCAGGTCATCGTTGCTGATCCGCTGCCTTGGATAGCAAGGAAGTTGGCGATGAGCTGCCGATAGGGAAGACCCCAAAGGCTGAATGAAGATGGCCCTATGACCTGAGGAAGTAGATGCATCATGAACTGCACCCTCTTGACGGTGGAGGCACTGGCGAgatgatgcagatccattgaGAACcccctcagcagacctcttgctgttctccatgatttcAAACTTACGGGAAACAGGGACTACACTGAGGATGCCGAGGGATTAAGACGAAGCGGGTTGTTGCTCGACCCtcagccatggcccgtatatatagcccgagaAGGCAAAATCGGTTTCATCGGAggtatgaaattgaaatcagaaataGAAACGGATCGACACTCCAGGAATTCAGGAGACGGATAACGAAGAGgtaacagattcagacttatcGCTTCCCCAAATTATGAAGCATTGTGGGATAGATACGAAGAGCTTACATTGACCAGAAATCGACCCACCAaagcttctttggattgaagggagtctggaccCTCACAAGGCCAAGGGTCAtcgtgaaccaagtcacatcggcccattgataaaatgtgccagagaaggggAGAAGCCGCCTGCCTAGATGCCCAGTTGACTTCTCGGTGATTGAAAAatcgctggaaagaagcttgtggttttTCCAATGGGCATTTAGAGAACTAAATAGGGGGAGGGTATTCGCACACTCTAGCCCCtacagctctgcgagcatggagagaaagactcatatgatatcacaaggattcttctaaccatcatagctggtcttcttgctcaacgagtcACTAGAATGAACGACAcagtcaccctatgcacaagaattcttctaaccactcgaGATCTTCATCGCAAAAGGATGGGCCATGGAGGGTCCGGTGGAGTTGGGAGCACTCAAAAAGATAgatggaagagaaacatggctgaagtgttgagttgctctcaccagGGACGGACGAGCATTTTATAGCTGGCCCGAGAAGATGAATCTAAGTGCCCGTGAAACAGTGATGCTCTTGTAAGAAGTTTTGAGGCATGGGCTCGTGAATGGACGCAAGCGGCGACAAACAGTGGGCCccggatcaaggttctctacccatgactgtggaccaatcagggatgcagacatgataattttgaaataaaattacttttatcccaaaattggggggcatatgtttacaccggaatttggaagaagggtcTTAGAAGATCGAGAGCTCCCAAGATCACGacagcaagggatcagttgcgtgcagatcaaaaccagctgattcggatgcaatgctagaatcggctttcttcagatagcgccagcagataacgatagaggctatgatcggcgctgggacgagacatgctggactctataaaaagggaaagattagagtctaagttatcataaattaggaatgttttcattatgccaaagattgtattgagtcgtactcgagtagggttcgctTTTAGACTCcgagtataaataccaaaccccgactattgtagaataaatcaatcaatcaaatacaagtcaattacttttttcggctccggccaccccttaggagttggagtagagtagatctcggcgagttcttcggcaagtacggctgcatcgatccggtcgacctccactgcttgttgtgagtaccgtcatggtttatacctctgttcgtatggctgcatcgatccgatcgacccccactgtggctctggtataagctagttatcgactcttgcctaattcaagtatggcctgtatgattctgtctcacaccccactgcttgaattggatcaaggtcaagttatcggctctatcttagagtgtcagtctttggtagattcattaagttaccgatattgcttattgctttaattgtttatctaattacagcaatatctctctgctcgattgagattgatctggatcggccttatatcttgtttaactcatcgtttgctaatctaaaactgatctaatctatatcttaagcgatgagttatgtttttatcgactgttttgcgtcaatcttaatcgtgcatagcgtgcggttaaggcatgttcgatcttgagtagatctatcggttagcaagAACCGTTttatggcccgtcatcatggtctgtgggattctgcctctcacctcactgttggcaccgtggagtggggatcgttggttgatagacccgtttTTGAGAAGACAttaccttaactgtgcgctatgtctgaatcggctatttagccgatatcgaatgttttcacgaacagttcacatcacgagatcgttgaagtagagataagttaaaagatgtgttagccccatgatcttgttattgtattacggcatgtatgattctgcctcatgccccactgatattagtaatgagttagggtcgtcgagtctattgttgtttctacggcctatatgattctgcctcatgccccactggtcatgacgatagatgagatctaacatgttcattagatttatctttattaaatgattaagtgatgttgaattgtttctttatataaaaaggagttcggttactcgtaatcattggctcagtatggaccgatcatcattgatatcttattgccattgattaatattcgtttaaatgatgtttatcttgaatgataaccgattctcttcaaacgactccatgagctctaactgacttattctcatgaatatactggaatcggctatttagccgatttcctttcatatcggctctcacagccgtatattcgggactgtctggcaacactggcaagttccgctcttaattactgatgaactttctctccttgtcaattgcagggtcaaattgactgacacgcctcgggaggattgcaccggatcgaccacccctgcgctgaagctaggcggatctgctccatcgagcggacccttccgactTACTGCGTATGTCCTCGATAAGggacgaaattctatgtcgacagtcAGTAGCATCATCTGCAAAGGACTCAAGGATTCAGACGTGATACAAACTGTTAGACATACCAGAAGGGCCTTTGTCGGAATGGCTAATGACGAGGACTCAAGGAGCATAATGCGTTTGCTGAGCAGCTTCTCTcaggtagtagtagtaggacaacTTATCCCTTGCTGAGCATTTGAAATCCAGGCAGGCGGCACTTTGGTTTTGCCGGCAATGCCACATCATGCCTGACGGAGCGAGCGTTGGAGGAACCTCCCTGAAATAAAGGGGGTGTTTAGTTACTCCAAATTCCAGAATTtggtactatgcaaaaagaagattctctgtcatatcaaatttacggtacatgcatggagtactaaatgttgacgaaatcaaaaactaattatacagtttggttgtactttgcgagacgaacgttttgagtctaattaatcaacgtttgaacaattattaccaaataaaaacgaaacacTACAGTAGCTACTGCAGCTACAGTAGAATCGGCGGCGCCGAATTCGGGCGCAACTAAACGAGGGCAAAGAAGCATCGAGTACTCCGTACAGCGGCGACAGC
Coding sequences within:
- the LOC136451323 gene encoding cytochrome P450 71A1-like isoform X1, translated to MALGQEVAPVTLLLTVLIAAPLTVLLLLAVAGNKKPASAAAPTPRRDGRRLPLPPSPRGFPLLGHLHLLGALPHRALASLARAHGPVLLLRLGRVPTVVVSSAAAAEEVMRARDLAFASRPRSAMAERLLYGRDVAFAPYGEYWRQARRVCVVHLLSSRRVGSFSFCRIREQEATVLAARVAARASAGAGGAAVDLSELLTEYANAVVSRAAFGDESARGLFDEFDSGRRQRKVITDFQKLIGTVPVGELLPWLGWVDAITGLERKIRRTFEALDGLLEKVIDDHRRRPRRGGGDGDGRDFVDVLLDVHKNDKEHGIQLETNEIKAIILDMFAAGTDTTATAMEWAMAELVTHPRAMRRAQDEVRAAAAGSTGVNEDHVAQLDYLKAVVKETLRLHAPVPLLVPREPPADAEILGYHVPARTRVLVNAWAIGRDPATWERAEEFVPERFLGGAAAASVDFRGQHFELLPFGAGRRMCPGIGFAEASAEMALASLLYHFDWEAARGGGQGRRNREGTPTPSLDMTEVNGLAVHIKSGLPLLAKPWVP
- the LOC136451323 gene encoding cytochrome P450 71A3-like isoform X2 — its product is MALGQEVAPVTLLLTVLIAAPLTVLLLLAVAGNKKPASAAAPTPRRDGRRLPLPPSPRGFPLLGHLHLLGALPHRALASLARAHGPVLLLRLGRVPTVVVSSAAAAEEVMRARDLAFASRPRSAMAERLLYGRDVAFAPYGEYWRQARRVCVVHLLSSRRVGSFSFCRIREQEATVLAARVAARASAGAGGAAVDLSELLTEYANAVVSRAAFGDESARGLFDEFDSGRRQRKVITDFQKLIGTVPVGELLPWLGWVDAITGLERKIRRTFEALDGLLEKVIDDHRRRPRRGGGDGDGRDFVDVLLDVHKNDKEHGIQLETNEIKAIILYSVLYPEIFFVYRAMHGRRRHLAGHVRGRHGHDSHGDGMGHGGARHPPARHAESAGRGPRGGGRLNRSQRGPRRAAGLPQGRGEGDAPAARAGAAAGAPGAAGGRRDPGVPRPGAHARAGQRLGHRPGPRDVGARRGVRAGEILGWRRRRVRRLQGAALRAAAVRRRQEDVPRDRVRGGKRRDGAGELAVSF